In Candidatus Bathyarchaeia archaeon, a genomic segment contains:
- a CDS encoding alpha/beta family hydrolase, whose protein sequence is MKAPPSSVGLETKQIPFGAERQISMTYGSPPNKDPSNSTTLVLAHGAGKSMSSPLITFFHVEMARRGFLTVKFNFPYMEARFRLTRTPDPKEVLVACYRKVLDEVMSSHRPEKLVIGGLSMGAAVASHVVADKPGRSDVCALYYLSYPIHRPGRPEDLGVKHLSQISKPMLFISGTRDPYAERDQLADLVSKLGPNARLHIVEGGDHSLNPRKGRAIYSKRLDQTSNVLEEWLRTQLN, encoded by the coding sequence TTGAAAGCTCCTCCCAGTTCAGTAGGCCTGGAGACTAAACAGATTCCATTCGGTGCTGAGAGGCAGATCAGCATGACCTACGGTTCTCCTCCGAACAAAGACCCGTCAAACTCTACGACCCTAGTCCTTGCTCACGGCGCAGGAAAATCGATGAGTTCTCCCCTCATCACATTTTTTCATGTCGAGATGGCCCGCCGAGGTTTCCTCACCGTCAAATTCAATTTTCCGTATATGGAAGCTAGATTTCGGTTGACTAGAACTCCCGACCCAAAGGAAGTCCTCGTTGCGTGCTATAGAAAGGTCCTCGACGAGGTCATGTCTAGTCACAGACCAGAGAAGCTAGTCATAGGAGGACTGTCGATGGGAGCTGCTGTTGCATCCCATGTTGTAGCTGATAAACCGGGAAGAAGCGATGTCTGTGCACTCTACTATCTCAGCTATCCCATTCACCGGCCTGGTAGACCAGAGGATCTTGGAGTCAAGCACCTCTCCCAGATTTCGAAACCGATGCTCTTCATATCTGGCACCAGAGACCCTTATGCGGAGCGAGATCAATTAGCGGATCTAGTTTCAAAACTTGGGCCAAACGCCAGGCTACACATTGTCGAGGGAGGAGATCACTCTCTCAACCCTCGCAAGGGACGCGCGATATATTCCAAAAGGCTCGATCAGACCTCGAACGTTCTGGAAGAGTGGCTGAGAACTCAGCTCAACTAA
- a CDS encoding DNA-3-methyladenine glycosylase 2 family protein yields the protein MTQKLADANLAQKEVWTRGMKHLKKNDLALAKIIKRLGPYEFHLDDDDYEALVGSIIFQQLAGAAARAILNRFKQIYDGKIPRPRQYLETKERYLRASGLSPQKIRYIRDLSERIENGVLDLKRLSDLPSDEVVKELDKVKGIGRWTAEMFLIFVLGRTDVLPVDDLGLRKAAQKIYRLRNLPTREKFEQLSKKWHPYCSIATLYLWRSQEKPQDPIKW from the coding sequence TTGACTCAAAAATTGGCAGACGCAAATCTAGCCCAGAAAGAGGTTTGGACTAGGGGAATGAAACATCTCAAGAAAAACGACCTCGCACTCGCAAAAATCATCAAACGCTTAGGACCTTACGAGTTTCATCTAGACGACGATGACTACGAAGCGCTTGTGGGTTCGATAATTTTCCAGCAGTTGGCCGGAGCCGCAGCGCGGGCAATACTCAACCGCTTCAAACAAATCTATGATGGCAAGATTCCTCGGCCTCGCCAATACCTCGAGACCAAGGAGAGATATCTACGCGCTAGCGGATTGTCGCCGCAGAAGATCAGATACATCCGCGACCTATCCGAGAGAATCGAGAATGGCGTCCTAGACCTGAAACGATTGTCCGATCTTCCAAGCGACGAGGTCGTAAAAGAGCTCGACAAGGTAAAAGGGATCGGAAGATGGACGGCGGAAATGTTTCTCATCTTTGTCCTGGGACGAACAGACGTCCTGCCGGTCGACGATCTTGGCTTGAGGAAGGCTGCTCAGAAAATCTACCGGCTGAGAAACCTACCAACAAGAGAAAAATTCGAACAGCTGTCGAAAAAATGGCATCCTTATTGTTCTATTGCCACCCTGTACCTCTGGAGAAGCCAGGAGAAACCGCAAGATCCAATAAAATGGTAG
- a CDS encoding glycosyltransferase: MNETTLSLRTNMRKLWADHAIWTRQYALSALENAPDMVAAKERLLKTPDSIGNSFIPFYGEGTGRKLAELLRKHVLLGVDLIEFAKAGDQKNFETQDSKWTVNADEIAGLLSQTNPHWAKDDMFDLLHQHLTLTKRQVEARLDKRWNDDVVAFDDVFTEINAVADTISQGMMKHFPDKF, translated from the coding sequence ATGAATGAGACGACACTTTCACTTAGGACGAACATGCGGAAGCTCTGGGCAGATCACGCGATCTGGACCCGCCAATATGCCCTCTCCGCACTCGAGAATGCACCCGATATGGTCGCGGCAAAGGAGAGACTCTTGAAGACTCCTGATAGCATCGGCAACTCTTTCATTCCATTCTATGGCGAGGGAACAGGCAGAAAACTCGCCGAGCTCCTGAGGAAACACGTCCTCCTAGGCGTTGACCTTATCGAGTTCGCAAAGGCTGGAGACCAGAAGAATTTCGAAACACAAGATAGTAAGTGGACTGTGAACGCTGACGAAATTGCAGGCCTCCTTAGCCAGACGAATCCTCATTGGGCCAAGGACGACATGTTTGACCTGCTCCACCAGCATCTGACCCTGACGAAGAGGCAAGTTGAGGCACGACTTGACAAGAGATGGAACGATGATGTCGTAGCTTTCGACGATGTCTTCACCGAGATCAATGCCGTCGCCGACACGATCTCGCAGGGCATGATGAAACATTTCCCCGACAAGTTCTAA
- the mtnA gene encoding S-methyl-5-thioribose-1-phosphate isomerase — MPGKERDSLEPVRWKNGVLEAIDTTKLPARLVYVRMRTVDQVCLAIRSMKVRGAPLIGVVGAYGLVLAAMDLGGKDLKQARSLLRKSADALISTRPTGVNLRWAVERTFKASLRADSVASLGDELKREADAILREELESARKIGRFGSALIEDGDTVLTHCNAGALATAGYGTALAVVRAAVEQGKRVSVIATETRPLLQGARLTAFELARDGIPVRVIADSAAAQLMAQGVVDKIVVGADRILGTGHVTNKIGTLPIALGAKFYGVPFYVAAPVSTLDLVTDVSQVVIEERDQREVLLIGGRRFAPRNVGALNPAFDITPPELVTGIVTDRGVVHQPLAENIRAMFG; from the coding sequence ATGCCGGGAAAAGAACGAGACTCTCTTGAGCCCGTGAGATGGAAGAATGGAGTGCTGGAGGCCATTGATACTACGAAACTGCCGGCGAGGCTGGTGTATGTTCGGATGCGGACGGTGGACCAGGTCTGTTTGGCGATCCGTTCTATGAAAGTTAGAGGTGCGCCGTTGATCGGCGTTGTTGGCGCGTACGGTCTCGTGTTAGCCGCGATGGATCTCGGGGGCAAAGATCTGAAGCAGGCAAGGTCACTACTTCGCAAGTCCGCCGATGCTCTGATCTCTACGAGGCCTACGGGGGTGAATCTTCGCTGGGCTGTCGAGCGGACGTTCAAAGCGTCTTTGCGGGCTGACTCGGTCGCATCCCTTGGGGACGAGTTGAAGCGAGAGGCTGACGCGATTCTTCGCGAAGAGCTGGAGTCAGCTCGCAAGATCGGGCGTTTTGGCTCGGCCTTGATTGAAGATGGGGATACTGTGCTGACGCATTGCAATGCGGGGGCTCTAGCGACCGCGGGTTACGGTACGGCGTTGGCGGTGGTCCGGGCTGCGGTTGAGCAGGGGAAGAGGGTGTCGGTGATTGCGACGGAGACGCGGCCGTTGTTGCAGGGGGCGAGGTTGACTGCTTTCGAATTGGCGCGGGACGGGATCCCCGTCCGCGTCATCGCTGATAGTGCGGCTGCACAGTTGATGGCTCAGGGTGTGGTGGACAAGATTGTTGTGGGGGCTGATCGGATCTTGGGGACGGGGCATGTTACTAACAAGATTGGGACGTTGCCGATTGCGTTGGGAGCGAAGTTCTATGGTGTTCCGTTCTATGTTGCGGCGCCTGTCTCAACGCTGGATCTCGTGACGGATGTGTCTCAGGTGGTTATCGAGGAGAGGGATCAGCGAGAGGTATTGTTGATTGGGGGTAGGCGTTTTGCTCCGAGGAATGTTGGGGCTTTGAACCCGGCTTTCGACATCACTCCACCAGAGTTGGTTACAGGGATTGTGACGGATCGCGGCGTGGTCCATCAGCCGTTGGCGGAGAACATCCGGGCTATGTTTGGCTGA
- a CDS encoding GNAT family protein, whose amino-acid sequence MSRPSLKVGRVHKRFKLANVPNVTLRVLRWEDLDSLLSFINNLVQEKHGDSNSGLYAGFDRRLTREEEAEWLAHTLMEIERGDVVSVIAEISGRIIANGEVTRGRYEDTHHHGHLGLTMISKYRGQGIGHRILETLVQESRKIGLKTLDAEFLAENKMARRAYEKAGFKQAGMIPDKVFRDGKYFDGLIMAREL is encoded by the coding sequence TTGTCTCGTCCATCGCTAAAGGTAGGTCGTGTCCACAAACGGTTCAAACTTGCTAACGTACCGAACGTAACTCTGCGCGTGCTTCGCTGGGAGGACCTTGATAGTCTTCTCTCGTTCATCAATAACCTGGTGCAAGAGAAACATGGCGACTCGAATTCAGGACTATACGCAGGATTTGACAGAAGGTTGACTCGAGAGGAAGAAGCGGAATGGCTGGCCCATACCCTGATGGAAATAGAGAGAGGAGACGTCGTTAGCGTAATCGCTGAAATAAGTGGGAGAATAATCGCAAATGGTGAGGTAACACGTGGCAGATACGAAGACACACATCACCATGGACACCTGGGGCTAACTATGATCAGCAAATACAGAGGACAAGGCATAGGACACAGAATCCTTGAGACTCTCGTTCAAGAAAGCCGCAAAATAGGATTAAAGACTCTTGACGCAGAGTTTCTGGCCGAGAACAAGATGGCCCGACGAGCTTACGAGAAAGCAGGCTTCAAACAAGCAGGCATGATTCCTGACAAGGTCTTCAGAGATGGAAAATACTTCGACGGGCTAATCATGGCCAGAGAGTTGTGA
- a CDS encoding phosphoribosyltransferase family protein, protein MPIQEMKDTSRILDLKYKLMTIELLNLAKQRFTYRELSAMVHLPETVLSRYVKGHVLPTAERAEEINKTLQRYMSLDKELLERIHFDEGGYFDNTAIIGDTMLMERAVQHAVGKFAGKRVTKIMTAAVDGIPLATLLAHRLGVGLLVAKKQREVGVREFIEEIFVPPKTAVVLSLFVPRDAIKKTDCVLIVDDIIDSGETQRAMMKIIQKAKAEVIGIYALVSIGSDWKARIESAGNVPVEVVTPVIKKEPKEKEKESRETREVREISA, encoded by the coding sequence ATGCCGATACAAGAAATGAAGGACACTTCACGCATTCTAGATCTCAAATACAAACTCATGACGATCGAACTGCTCAACCTAGCCAAACAGCGATTCACCTACAGAGAACTCTCGGCGATGGTTCACCTCCCTGAAACAGTTCTAAGCCGGTATGTGAAAGGACACGTCTTACCAACCGCGGAACGAGCAGAAGAGATCAACAAAACACTCCAGAGATACATGAGTTTAGACAAAGAACTTCTAGAAAGAATTCATTTTGATGAAGGAGGATATTTTGACAACACCGCGATCATCGGCGACACAATGTTGATGGAACGCGCCGTCCAACACGCAGTAGGCAAGTTCGCCGGAAAAAGAGTCACGAAGATCATGACAGCAGCGGTCGACGGAATACCGCTCGCAACTCTCCTAGCACACCGACTCGGCGTCGGATTACTTGTCGCCAAGAAACAGAGAGAAGTTGGAGTGAGAGAGTTTATCGAAGAAATTTTCGTGCCTCCAAAGACGGCTGTCGTATTGAGCTTGTTTGTTCCGAGGGACGCGATCAAGAAGACAGACTGCGTATTGATCGTCGACGATATCATCGACAGTGGAGAAACGCAGCGGGCGATGATGAAGATCATCCAGAAGGCCAAGGCGGAAGTCATAGGAATCTACGCCCTCGTGTCCATTGGAAGCGACTGGAAAGCCCGGATAGAATCTGCTGGAAACGTACCCGTGGAGGTGGTAACCCCGGTTATCAAGAAGGAGCCTAAGGAGAAGGAAAAAGAGTCCAGAGAGACAAGAGAAGTTAGGGAAATATCCGCCTAA
- a CDS encoding Lrp/AsnC ligand binding domain-containing protein yields the protein MEIGESSAINTQWKRMPKAEQTSWVFANVKGGVTRVIGQLRKIKNVETVIPVTGRFDLVIKLRTNEPNKTFNIVEKIRKIRGITSTQAGISLQRISNAKKDESEDPITFALVKVRGAYKNVLQKIKTFPSFVEAHVIPGEFDLFAAFHGYSPEELLETSVEKLGSINGITAMETLVAWTPTSPY from the coding sequence TTGGAAATAGGCGAGTCATCCGCCATCAACACTCAGTGGAAACGAATGCCGAAAGCAGAACAGACCAGCTGGGTCTTCGCCAACGTCAAAGGAGGAGTAACACGTGTTATCGGTCAACTGCGAAAGATCAAGAATGTTGAAACCGTCATACCTGTGACAGGCAGATTCGATCTCGTAATCAAACTGCGAACAAACGAACCTAACAAGACTTTCAATATCGTCGAGAAGATCAGAAAGATCAGGGGGATTACATCTACTCAGGCAGGGATTTCCCTCCAGAGGATCTCCAACGCGAAAAAGGACGAGTCAGAGGATCCTATCACTTTCGCCCTAGTAAAGGTGAGGGGAGCTTACAAGAACGTCCTGCAAAAGATCAAGACCTTCCCGAGCTTCGTCGAAGCCCACGTGATACCTGGAGAGTTCGACCTGTTCGCCGCATTCCACGGCTACAGTCCGGAAGAGCTCCTTGAAACATCCGTTGAGAAACTGGGCAGTATCAACGGAATAACAGCTATGGAGACTCTGGTCGCTTGGACACCTACATCGCCATATTAG
- a CDS encoding DUF3237 family protein yields MRLEPLYTVRFFYPDGWQVNLTGKKGTEEDHFYFAEGICEGRISGRFRGSNHPHRRTDETFTMNIQGFIETDDSALIMLDFQGYGRSSDRSQELYKLRPTTNPATKRRRQVVGFARHTTESEKYRWLNDAVCAIAGEVRVPMEIPPEQLKQADVKLAFSIAEVIWEPPPE; encoded by the coding sequence ATGCGACTGGAACCTCTCTACACGGTCCGATTCTTCTATCCCGACGGATGGCAGGTTAATCTTACTGGGAAAAAGGGAACTGAGGAAGACCATTTCTACTTCGCTGAAGGAATATGTGAGGGACGCATCTCCGGAAGATTTCGAGGATCGAATCATCCTCACCGACGTACCGACGAAACCTTTACCATGAATATCCAAGGATTCATAGAAACAGATGATTCCGCGTTGATAATGCTCGACTTCCAAGGCTATGGCCGATCATCCGACCGATCTCAGGAACTGTACAAACTTAGGCCAACAACAAACCCCGCGACGAAGCGGCGTCGACAGGTCGTGGGTTTTGCCAGACACACGACGGAGAGCGAGAAATATCGATGGTTGAACGACGCGGTGTGCGCTATCGCCGGGGAGGTTCGAGTTCCAATGGAGATACCACCTGAGCAATTGAAACAAGCGGACGTCAAACTGGCATTCAGCATAGCGGAAGTAATCTGGGAACCCCCGCCAGAGTAA
- the dcd gene encoding dCTP deaminase, which produces MALSDKEISSAIKNGELRILPSGFRLNPAGVDLRVDRKIRLRPKQHSLVASIETVELSSGIVGFLHLRSSLAREGLFASLALVDPGFRGQLTVSLYNSGDSAVNLAKGERFIQLSLLRLGKPAIKKYAGRYQNSTGVVASRRRKKSHARKMESVIHGSSG; this is translated from the coding sequence ATGGCACTCTCGGACAAAGAAATCTCTTCAGCGATCAAAAATGGAGAATTGAGAATCCTTCCTTCGGGATTCAGGCTGAATCCAGCCGGAGTAGATCTGCGTGTTGATCGGAAGATCCGGCTCAGACCAAAACAACATTCGCTAGTGGCGAGCATCGAGACGGTCGAACTTTCTAGCGGCATTGTCGGATTTTTACATCTTCGCTCGTCTTTGGCGCGCGAAGGTTTGTTTGCGAGCCTTGCCTTGGTCGATCCTGGTTTTCGCGGGCAGCTGACTGTCAGTCTCTATAATTCTGGAGACAGCGCTGTCAATCTCGCAAAGGGTGAGAGATTCATCCAGCTCTCTTTGTTAAGACTTGGAAAGCCCGCGATCAAGAAATACGCTGGGCGCTACCAGAATAGTACTGGAGTGGTCGCGAGTCGTCGCAGAAAAAAATCACACGCGCGAAAAATGGAAAGCGTTATACATGGTAGCAGTGGCTAA
- a CDS encoding thioredoxin family protein, which yields MELPQAKSETFIIGAGAPDFGNLLGVDGERYSLSSFQDKKLLVLLFVSNGCPTVKASQDRMLKIQRDYSGKSVQLLALNSNNSYLSPADTYAEMVLRNEERAFNFPYVKDDDRAVARAYGAVCTPHVFLLDEERRLRYKGRIDDSRNPERVTVSDLRNAIDDLLANRPVRVSETTAFGCSIVW from the coding sequence TTGGAGCTTCCCCAAGCTAAAAGTGAAACATTCATAATCGGAGCAGGCGCTCCGGACTTTGGAAATCTCCTCGGCGTAGACGGGGAACGTTATTCTCTTTCGTCATTCCAAGACAAGAAGCTACTTGTTCTCTTGTTCGTCTCAAACGGATGCCCGACCGTAAAGGCTTCTCAGGACAGGATGCTCAAGATCCAAAGAGACTACTCAGGGAAGAGCGTGCAGTTGTTGGCTCTTAACTCAAACAACTCCTACCTGTCCCCCGCTGATACATATGCAGAAATGGTCTTAAGAAATGAGGAGAGAGCTTTCAACTTTCCATATGTCAAGGATGACGACAGGGCGGTTGCAAGAGCTTACGGGGCAGTTTGCACGCCTCACGTATTTCTCTTGGATGAGGAACGGCGACTGCGCTACAAGGGTCGCATAGACGATTCAAGAAACCCCGAAAGGGTAACAGTCAGCGACCTGAGAAACGCGATCGACGATCTTCTCGCAAATCGACCCGTTCGAGTATCGGAGACAACAGCCTTCGGCTGCAGCATCGTCTGGTAA